gcatgtaggccgggacaccttgggcttctctacttGGGGCAGCCACGATCCACATCAGTTTTACTAAAGtttataaatacacatttatttggggttttttttccagcGTAATTGAGACGTAATTGACAAGTTTGTGTGATTGTGTACTGTTTCCTAGATTGTGAACTCCAGGAGGGCAGACCCAAGTTCAGTCTTGATATTTGCTCCGGGACCCACTTAAAATAGTGCTCAATAAGTAGTGGTTGAGTGAAATGAATGAGTGCATTAAGTGCTTGAGAACTCTGCCCAGTTTGCTAGAAGCAGCTTTCAATCTCTGCTTAAAAGCTGGATAAGTGCCATTAAAGTTAGGACTGCAGGTGGGTGTCTCGGGTATTTCTGCCCACAGGCCCTCTTCAAACCTCACCGGCCACTCTCCACCCTATAACGTGTAGTTTCCACTATCCAAATACCCTTTGCTCCTGGCAATCAGGCATCATGCAACGTCCCTAACAATCACAGACCAAATAAAGAGAAGGATTGTGACTTTAAACGTTACTGCGTGTGCTCATCCCAAGCCCCAAATATGACGCCGGTGGCTCACAGCTCCGTTCAGGCCGGCAAAGCGCACAACTCCCCTGCCCCGCCCAGACCTGCTCCGCCACCCATCGCCGAGAAGCTCAAGCTCGCACCTCTGCTAGGACCTGCCGTACAGCATGGCAGCCCCCGAAGGCGTCGCCCCGCTCGGGGCCTACAGTACAACATGGCCGCCCACAGGAAGCGCACCGCACGCCCTTCCGTCCGGCCACCGGAAGTTTCCTTTTGAAACCCAGGCGGCAGACCAGGTCGGCGGAGCGGCAGTTGCTGGCGAGCATCTTCCGAATCAGAGCTACGAGGGCTGCGAGCAGGAGCGGCAGGCGCCTCGGTTCGGCTCTCCCGGGGCGAGGGACTGGGCTGGGTGAGGGGGTCGGACGAGATGGGCCCGGAATGGAGGATTTTCTCGCGCGCGCGTCCTGCCCCGATCCGGGGCGCGCTCTGCCCGGGCCCTCCACCTGCGCAGaccccctggcccagccctgggtAACAGTCGCCTTGCACCTTGCAGAGTCCAGCCGTCCCGTCTCGTTACGATGACCAGCGTGATTAAGACAGTATACACCCTGCAGCCTCCTTCCGTGCTGAGCGGCGGCCTGCCTGCAGGTGGGTATCCATACCGCCCCCCATCGGGCCCTGGGGACCAGCCTGGAGTGGTCAGGCCGGGGAATGTGGGGCGCGGGCAGGGGGACGGCATTTCATCGGCTCTGACAACCTGCTGACTCCCCTAGAACCGGGCTGTCTAGATTTACGATGGGAATTCGGGAAAGGGCCATGAGGTAGGATTTTACACCTGCCCtgcgcccctcctcccccacacctAACCATGCTGCCTTCACCAATTAGATTTAAGTCGCTGATTGTTCTACAGTATTATTCCCATTAAGCTGGGAATCGCTTTTTAAACGGTTACCCGTTTTACTTCCAGAATTGGGCTATCTGGAGGGACTGGGTTTGTTGTCAGGACAGAGGAAAGTCGTTTGAGAAGGGGAAATTAGGGGGAAGCACTAGGGTTCACACCGTGTGTGGTTCACATTTGTGTCTGCTGCACAGTGTCTTTCATACAGTACATTCTCAATAAACGTTTGCTGAGTGAAGTGAGAGAGGGGTCAGGCCTAGCTAGAGTATTCCAGAACGTTGGGAGAGGAGACatgatttaaaaactttttgggggccggcctggtggcgcagcccttaagttcgcaagttctgcttcggtggcccggggttcgctggtttggatctcaggtgcggacatggcaccgcttggcaatccttgctgtggtaggcgtcccacgtataaaatagaggaaggtgggcacggatatgagctcagggccagtcttccttggcaaaaagaggtggattggcagcagttagctcagggctaatcgtcctcaaaaaaaaaaacaaaacctttttttgATTGCTTTGCCGTCTTGTTTTATATTACTGGGCTCTGATGGTCTGCAGTTGTGGAGTTGCCTAATCTAGAGACTAGAGCACAGAATAAGCTTCAAACATCAGAACCTGTTGTGGGAGATTTTGAAGCAGCtgttcccaggtgattccacGCAACAGGTTGATGAGCAGGAGCAAGATGCATCTGTAAACAGCCTTTTCTCCAAAGGCTTGAGGGCTTGATGTGTTTGTCTTATGTTGCCTCAGAACACCTGAATAGTAATCCTGGTATCAGCAGGGCCTTGAGTTGCTGGGGGAACTGGAGCCACGTCTCCGTCCACTGCCTTTCCCTCAGAGAGCAGTGCCCCTCCTTCAGGGGGGAGGGACTGGccctccccagccaggctggAAGTTTTCATCTTTCTGCTCTCTATCCCTGTCCTAGCACTATGATCATATGTAACCTCAATGGTTTAACATTCTTAGGTTGTATCCCAGGTTTTTctaagttttagttttttgactAGGTAACATATGCacctgtaaaaaagaaaatccaaagttAGAAAATGATATGCAGGGAAAAACAAGCCTTCCTTCCTTGACACCAGCCATCCAATTTTCCTCCTTAGGGTCTCATTTTAAGAAGACAGTCTTTGTTAAATCCTGCTAAATTTCTCCTGCAATGCAGTCCTTAGGTTCTAGCAAATATGGATTATTGGAACCAGTTCCAATCAATGAAGAGTGTTAATTTTGATCAATTGACTATCAACTCCTTTTTACATGGGGTAGATTTGTTATTGTGTATAACTTATTAATACTTGAGAGAGGAGAAGGTACACACATTCCCCCAAGGTTACATTTTGCTTCATATAGAGACCTCAAAAAGAGCTCTTTTAGGGGCAGCCCAGTGACGCAGGGCTTAAGTGCGCAtgctccgcttccgtggcctggggttcgccggctcagatcccgggtacagacatggcaccgcttggcaagccatgctgtggtaggcgtcccacatataaagtagaggaatatgggcatggatgttagctcagggccagtcttcctaggcaaaaagaggaggattggcagcagttagctcagggctaatcttattcaaaaaaaaaaaagctcttttattatttgctttgtgagtaagaatatgaaaaatagggAGCAAGTGGCCAGTGAGTGTACCTATAAATGAAGTACAAAGTTTCCTAATCCCTGTGGTCCAGTGCTCTGGACCTCATTTCTTCAGCTTGGTTTAATTGTTGTGGCTTAATTGTATGGTTCTTAAGTCAAGCTTAAAGGAGCCATTTTACAATGAACAAGGTGAAAGTTAGTATAAACtagaaaactgtgtgtgtgtgtgtgtgttggggggtcgTGCTTAAGTCCAGAACAagttacttgaatttttttttttttttgaggaagattagccctgagctaacatctcctgccaatcctcctctttttgctgaggaagactggccctgagctaacatccgtgcccatcttcctctattttctatgtgggatgcctaccacagcatggcttgccaagtagtgccatgtccgcacccaggatctgaaccggtgaacccccagccgccaaagcggaatgtgcaggcttaaccactgtgccacggggccagcccccaagttaCTTGAATTTGCTATGCAAATAAATCATAGAAAGACTGTGTGTGGTGGAGGGCTGGCATCAGGGCTAGGGGAAAAAACTCTTCTTCCTCACTCTGAGGAAGAAAAGTGTCCTGGCAGAGCCGTTTCTCTGGTTATCTGACAGTAGCCTAGTGAGAAGATCAGAACAGAATGCCAGATAGGGAACCTCTAAACTTAATGATGGATAAATGAAAGGGCTGGTGGAAAGGCGATCGGCATGGAAAGGGGGAACGAGACTAGAGGAGCTAATTTAAAGATGGTCTGTGAAACAgccgaggaaactgaggttttctatttattcaacaagcagTTTTGAACCTCTCTTAAGATGCCAGATACTCTACTAGGCAGTGGGGACACAAAGACATTTCTTGGAGGAGTTAGGGAGACAGTCTGATCCAAACAACTAAGcaacagaggctggccccgtggccgagtggttgggttcgtgcgctccgcttcagcggcccagggtttctccagttcggatcctgggcgtggacctcacactgctcatcaggccatgctgaggtggtgtcccacatagcacaaccagaaggactacaactacaatatacaactatgtacaggggggctttggggaaaagaagaagaagaagaagaagaaaaacattggcaacaaatgttagctcaggtgccaatctttaaaaaaaaatttaaaaaagctaAGCAACAGTTAAAAGAGAGACAGCTTGAGCGTAGCTTTAGGAGAGCATGCAGAGTGCTTAGCATAACAAGGTGGTTCGATTCCACTGGTGTTTGACGCAGGGTTCAACTGTATATTGCCTTGCTGACGGCCACACTGCCTCTCATTTCGCTCTTTGCTTATATCAATCTCCACTTTCACATCTCTACCCTCTGGCCATTCGGTTTGCTATATCACCAAGCTTTTGGCTACGCTCAAACACACTGCACTGTCACATTTAAAGAATTTCGGTTTCTATCCCCACTTAGCCTAGAAGTCTTATTCTTCTGAATTAATCTTCACAAATTGAGATTGGCCAGAATGAAGATAACAGGTCTCTGACAACTTGGAATGGAACTTTGTTTGTTACAGAGTTGCAGCTGTTGGGTTGTGATGCTTGAGTTTTCACTCTCTGGTTTTCCTTTGCAGACACACAAACTCGAGCTACTTCTAAGAGCCTGTTACCTATTAAGTCCAAAGAAGTGGATGTTTCTAGATTTCCGCATTCGGGAGGTTCAGAGAATGACGTCACAAAAGTCATCAAACCGAGACGAGAGAATGGGTGAGAATCAGGTCGTTGGTATCCAATTAGAACAACTTGCTAGAAATTGCCCAGTACCAAGAATTAGAAATTAGGGTTTTTGAGAGCACAAGGCTCCTGAACAATTGGCCCCAAGTGGTGGTGAGGGCTAGTTGTTAGCCTAGGTTGCTGGGCTGAGCACAGTCCAGCCGAGTGTAGTGCATATGTGTGTCCCCTCTACCTAGTGCTCAGTTCCCGCATATGTGAGGTTGACGCAAGATAGCCACACCATTTTGAGCAGGTCTGTCAGGTTGTTGAGGTGGTCAGAAGAGGAGCCCGTTCCCTATTAATAAGCCTTTTTCAATAGTTGGGGCTGAAACAAAAGTGCGTGGGCCCTCAGAGCTTCTCAGCATGTGCCGTTTGCATGGTATGTAATCTCTGGTCCTTTCCTTAGAGAACCAGGCTCTTTGTTCTGCCTTGTTCACAAGACACGTAACAACAGTCCTATGATTCtctgatttgtttctttgtttttgcttcttcaGGCAGGTGAAAGCTGCAGACCCTGCCATCAAGAAGAATGTCAGAAAGGGGTGAGCATCAGGATAA
The DNA window shown above is from Equus quagga isolate Etosha38 chromosome 2, UCLA_HA_Equagga_1.0, whole genome shotgun sequence and carries:
- the KNSTRN gene encoding small kinetochore-associated protein, with translation MAAPEGVAPLGAYSTTWPPTGSAPHALPSGHRKFPFETQAADQVGGAAVAGEHLPNQSYEGCEQERQAPRVQPSRLVTMTSVIKTVYTLQPPSVLSGGLPADTQTRATSKSLLPIKSKEVDVSRFPHSGGSENDVTKVIKPRRENGQVKAADPAIKKNVRKGYKPVSKQKSEEELKDKNQLLEAVNKQLHQKLTETQGELKDLTQKVELLEKFQDSCLAILESKGLSPVSGSETLAADQEPTTDHVNSMLLLETLQDELKLFNETAKKQMEELQALKVKLKMKEEERAKFLEQQTLCNSQVNDFTAALEEMEQLLEM